The following are encoded together in the Lathyrus oleraceus cultivar Zhongwan6 chromosome 3, CAAS_Psat_ZW6_1.0, whole genome shotgun sequence genome:
- the LOC127132636 gene encoding uncharacterized protein LOC127132636: MEGITASMRRGFKKYWKRRKGYQRVTKSNRKRNTVKLGGESTTGTKRKWRIKISSKIKIPTISSPKKWMVWVRDSYMRMMLALANSKVVKMGSFGDTTGGFGRNQQPKEYDNKMLVHMYNSLVVAQGHLLPRDLASKLASETTCHR; encoded by the coding sequence ATGGAAGGCATCACAGCCAGCATGAGAAGGGGTTTCAAGAAATACTGGAAGAGAAGAAAGGGATATCAAAGAGTAACCAAATCAAATCGAAAGAGGAACACGGTGAAGCTAGGAGGAGAATCAACCACCGGAACAAAGAGAAAATGGAGGATCAAAATCTCATCTAAGATCAAAATCCCAACAATCTCTTCCCCTAAGAAATGGATGGTGTGGGTGAGAGACTCCTACATGAGGATGATGCTGGCTTTGGCTAACTCCAAGGTGGTCAAAATGGGTAGCTTTGGGGACACTACCGGTGGATTTGGGAGGAACCAACAACCTAAGGAGTACGATAATAAAATGCTTGTTCATATGTATAATTCCTTGGTTGTCGCTCAGGGACATTTGCTTCCACGTGATTTAGCTTCCAAATTGGCTTCAGAAACTACTTGCCACCGGTGA
- the LOC127129734 gene encoding uncharacterized protein LOC127129734 gives MNPCRRGVFSYKFVEAQLKALKGLGTRLVLDHIEDFKKAYGNLLGILNTEDYLLDPTLEEYSHILGVGIKDQVPFVSTKELPKSHLLAEALHLEKKEVKLSLKPKGGTHDFTLNFLVEKAIAFANVGSWNAFIIVFYFLIYGIILFLGMEDFVNLAFIHIFLSNNLVHMLLADTYYYIYMRTHKKKGTIVCCVPPLYRWFISHLPNNGHFVENKDNLKWSQRIMSLIA, from the exons ATGAATCCTTGCAGAAGAGGTGTGTTCAGTTACAAGTTTGTGGAAGCCCAGTTGAAAGCTTTGAAGGGATTGGGAACTCGTTTGGTTCTGGATCACATAGAAGATTTCAAGAAGGCCTATGGGAATCTCCTAGGTATTCTCAACACTGAA GATTATCTGTTGGATCCGACGTTGGAGGAATACTCACATATATTGGGTGTCGGAATTAAGGATCAAGTTCCTTTCGTCAGTACCAAGGAACTACCTAAGTCTCATCTTTTAGCTGAAGCTTTACATTTGGAGAAAAAGGAAGTCAAGCTCAGTCTTAAGCCTAAGGGTGGAACTCATGATTTTACTCTGAATTTTTTGGTAGAGAAGGCCATTGCCTTTGCTAATGTTGGAAGTTGGAATGCTTTCATCattgttttttattttctcatCTATGGGATTATATTGTTTCTTGGTATGGAAGACTTTGTGAACCTTGCATTTATTCATATCTTCCTGTCCAACAATCTGGTTCATATGCTTCTTGCTGACACTTATTACTATATTTATATGAGGACTCATAAGAAGAAGGGtactattgtatgttgtgttcctccGTTATataggtggtttatttcgcacctaCCCAACAATGGCCATTTCGTCGAGAACAAGGACAATCTCAAGTGGTctcagaggatcatgtctctGATTGCTTAA